A region of Oncorhynchus tshawytscha isolate Ot180627B unplaced genomic scaffold, Otsh_v2.0 Un_contig_3519_pilon_pilon, whole genome shotgun sequence DNA encodes the following proteins:
- the LOC112238772 gene encoding oocyte zinc finger protein XlCOF6.1 — MYEDFDEPQANLLVPDCVHGDQRTSGPEMVPRSLDYFSDFLRLRGETGESSSRHSDSEGTSSTSGEPEQQEDNHTDKNTHSCRECGEEFPTQHYLRKHRNTTHTGEKKTSPKPRKSYSCLDCGKEFPCPSKLQRHLLTHTGERPCFCSDCGKSFTREEHLKTHQRFHCSNGEGSPSISGDPEQAKNCCLECGREFSSAYKLRRHLLTHTGEKPHSCSVCGKSYTYLHTLKSHELKHTGEKSYKCSVCEKSFNQKGNLNQHMLVHTGEKPFSCSVCGKCFTQKANLTAHQLSHTGEKPFSCSVCRKGFTQKAYLKQHQKLHTGEKPYACSECDKRFTFCTSLKRHQLQHTGEKPDSLSCKEIHQQSHCKKSRRVSLHQQQNLNNTRRITKLRRRLTAAQNVGNILKIHRLYRPT; from the exons ATGTATGAG GATTTTGATGAACCCCAGGCAAACCTACTGGTTCCTGACTGTGTCCATGGTGACCAGAGAACCAGCGGCCCAGAGATGGTTCCTAGGAGCCTTGACTACTTCAGTGACTTTCTAAGATTGAGAG gagagacaggagagagttcCAGCCGTCACTCTGACAGTGAGGGGACAAGTTCAACCTCAGGGGAACCTGAACAACAGGAGGACAATCACACAGACAAGAACACACACAGCTGcagagagtgtggagaggagtTCCCTACCCAGCATTATCTAAGAAAACAtcgtaacacaacacacacaggagagaagaagaCCAGTCCCAAGCCCAGGAAGAGCTACAGCTGCCTGGACTGTGGGAAGGAGTTCCCATGTCCGTCTAAACTACAACGACACCTtctgactcacacaggagagaggcccTGCTTCtgttctgactgtgggaagagtttcactcGGGAGGAACATCTGAAGACACACCAGCGGTTCCACTGTTCTAATGGGGAGGGCAGTCCCTCTATATCGGGAGATCCTGAACAGGCAAAGAACTGCTGCCTGGAATGTGGAAGAGAGTTCTCTAGCGCTTACAAACTACGCAGACACCTGCTGACACACACGGGAGAAAAACCTCACTCTTGCTCCGTGTGTGGGAAGAGTTATACTTATCTACACACCTTGAAATCACATGAGCTGAAACACACCGGGGAGAAGTCTTACAAATGTTCCGTGTGTGAGAAGAGCTTCAACCAAAAGGGAAATTTGAACCAACACATGCTAGTGCACACTGGTGAGAAACCTTTCTCCTGCTCTGTCTGTGGCAAGTGCTTCACCCAGAAAGCCAACCTGACTGCCCACCAGCTCtcccacacaggagagaagcctttctcCTGTTCCGTCTGTAGGAAGGGCTTCACTCAGAAAGCATATCTTAAACAACACCAGAAActgcacactggagagaagccgtaCGCCTGCTCCGAGTGTGACAAGAGGTTCACCTTCTGTACATCCTTGAAAAGACACCAGCTgcaacacacaggagagaaaccggaCTCGCTAAGTTGTAAAGAAATACACCAGCAATCGCACTGCAAAAAGTCGAGGAGAGTCTCTCTGCATCAGCAGCAGAACCTGAACAACACCAGGAGAATCACAAAACTAAGACGTCGTCTCACTGCTGCTCAGAATGTgggaaacattttaaaaattcaTCGTCTCTACAGACCCACATGA
- the LOC121845327 gene encoding zinc finger protein 420-like: protein MSSEKEGLMDEIEKSLWNLTEDNLRYLCERHGKDGSEIKGMNHRLLRRKVMEEMWDNTDSMKSEEQGMSWLVQLKEDIRRTQEEGSSALMSPSQSDDVDRNEEHHKGGRDWLSSNGLTAEPLHPSQCDDDDDAVDCDEEWNEEGGAGLLSNTPDQSKLKRHIRSHTVKQHTVNPSVKPHHCSDCGKQFIGKSSLKHHRLVFHTDHPHRCGQCKKSFITAGRLESHIKTRHPPSDPRKNPHVCSKCGRAFPVAASLKRHLRTHTGEKPYVCPQCGKDYSDCGNLRKHTRRTHPVEEMVVESFATQRSIPTENVEEMQDNTDSIKSEEQGTSWSLQLKEDLKGIQENGSVVPMSPGQSDDDGADDDDDDDAADCNVKDRDWLPSNGLKAEPVSPSQSDDAVDWDEEDTDWMASDGLEVELSPERHTPEQRVREDKPPPPPFALPESPVAVPGASPGSALLCGLKRVSVRLVDCRKTPGQSSHIIHKATQTGEKPHSWSNAEQHKTLSGDRPGSYICDHCGKNFGTATNLKTHLPCLSGEKPHVCSECGKRFTQAGCLKRHLRTHTGEKPYGCPRCGKACTDSGNLKRHIRKTHPGEEVIVKRLAYQKSVRNAKEYKQAHSGDGSHICDHCGKNFTTARSLKLHIQSLQRRRENLTAEKAHVCSECGKGFHQAGSLKRHLRTHTGEKPYVCHHCGKACSDSGNLQKHIKSHMGKQHTVKPYLCSECGKQFIGKQSLEHHREVFHTDHPHRCGQCKKSFITAGRLESHIKTRHPPSDPLKNPHVCSECGRGFPVAASLKRHLRIHTGEKPYSCPQCGNSYNDRGNLKKHIRTHTEEKPYHCLVCGMKFRHTKTLQRHHQENHKGETLGPIHRHQDPLPCPHCGEEFSSKALLKDHLRTHSSRVHCSRCDKTFSTKSNLLVHQRIHTGERPYLCPQCGKSFSLAGSLKLHLRIHAGEKPYCCTYCDKRFTSKSHCNLHLRIHTGEKPYQCPDCGRCFADGNVLKNHRRTHTGEKPFQCRLCDKAFAQLSSLKKHQETHRQTLPVSVPRLPNPYLPPNQHVPYPYPSQIQW from the exons ATGAGTTCAGAGAAGGAAGGGTTGATGGATGAAATCGAAAAGAGTTTATGGAATTTAACTGAGGACAATTTACGCTACCTGTGTGAACGTCATGGCAAAGATGGATCTGAAATTAAAGGGATGAATCATCGCTTATTAAGGCGTAAAGTCATGGAGGAAATGTGGGACAATACGGATTCAATGAAATCAGAGGAGCAGGGAATGTCTTGGTTAGTCCAACTGAAAGAGGACATCAGGAGGACACAGGAGGAGGGTAGCAGTGCACTCATGAGTCCCAGCCAATCAGATGATGTAGACCGCAATGAAGAACACCACAAGGGGGGCAGGGATTGGTTGTCGAGCAACGGACTGACAGCAGAGCCCTTGCATCCCAGCcaatgtgatgatgatgatgatgctgtcgACTGCGATGAAGAATGGAATGAAGAGGGAGGAGCTGGGTTGCTTAGCAACACACCAGACCAGAGTAAATTAAAGAGGCACATCAGATCGCACACTGTTAAACAACACACAGTGAATCCCTCAGTGAAACCTCACCACTGCTCGGATTGTGGGAAGCAGTTCATTGGAAAATCAAGTCTTAAACATCACCGGCTAGTGTTTCACACAGACCACCCTCACCGCTGTGGTCAATGTAAGAAGAGCTTCATAACTGCAGGAAGGCTGGAATCACACATAAAAACACGACACCCGCCAAGTGATCCTCGGAAGAACCCACACGTGTGCTCTAAATGCGGTAGGGCATTCCCTGTGGCCGCCAGTCTTAAGAGACACCTGAGAACTCATACTGGGGAGAAACCGTACGTCTGCCCCCAGTGTGGAAAGGACTACAGTGACTGTGGAAACTTGAGGAAACACACGAGAAGAACTCACCCAGTAGAGGAGATGGTTGTGGAGAGTTTCGCCACTCAGAGGAGCATCCCTACAGAGAATGTGGAGGAAATGCAGGACAATACGGATTCAATTAAATCGGAGGAGCAGGGGACATCTTGGTCACTCCAACTGAAAGAGGACCTCAAAGGGATACAGGAGAATGGTAGCGTTGTACCCATGAGTCCCGGCCAATCCGATGACGATGGTGCTGATGACGACGACGACGATGATGCTGCAGACTGCAACGTTAAGGACAGGGATTGGTTGCCTAGCAACGGACTGAAGGCGGAGCCCGTGAGTCCCAGCCAATCCGATGACGCTGTAGACTGGGACGAGGAGGACACGGATTGGATGGCTAGTGATGGGCTGGAGGTGGAGTTGTctccagagagacacacaccagagcagagagtgagagag GACAAACCTCCCCCGCCCCCCTTTGCCCTCCCAGAGTCCCCGGTAGCGGTCCCCGGTGCCTCTCCCGGTAGCGCCTTATTGTGCGGTCTGAAGAGGGTGTCTGTGCGGCTGGTCGACTGCAGGAAGACACCGGGGCAGAGTAGCCATATAATACACAAGGCAACACAGACGGGAGAGAAACCCCACAGCTGGTCTAATGCTGAACAACACAAAACCCTCTCAGGAGACAGGCCTGGCTCCTATATCTGTGATCACTGTGGGAAGAATTTTGGCACTGCTACCAATCTGAAAACACATTTACCTTGTCTGTCTGGAGAGAAACCACACGTCTGCTCTGAATGCGGAAAGAGATTCACGCAGGCCGGCTGTCTTAAGAGACACCTGAGAACTCATACGGGGGAGAAACCGTACGGCTGTCCTCGTTGTGGGAAGGCTTGTACTGATTCTGGAAACTTAAAGAGACACATCAGAAAAACTCACCCAGGAGAGGAGGTCATTGTGAAGAGACTTGCCTATCAGAAGAGCGTTCGTAATGCTAAAGAATACAAACAAGCCCACTCCGGAGATGGCTCTCATATCTGTGATCACTGTGGTAAGAATTTTACCACAGCAAGAAGTCTAAAACTACACATACAGTCcctgcagagaaggagagagaacttGACTGCAGAGAAAGCTCATGTGTGCTCTGAATGTGGAAAGGGCTTCCATCAGGCTGGAAGTCTTAAGAGACACCTGAGAACTCATACTGGGGAGAAACCGTACGTCTGCCATCATTGTGGGAAGGCTTGCAGTGATTCTGGAAACTTACAGAAACACATCAAAAGTCACATGGGTaaacaacacacagtgaaaccttACCTCTGCTCTGAATGTGGGAAACAGTTCATTGGAAAACAAAGCCTTGAACATCACCGGGAGGTTTTTCACACAGATCACCCTCACCGCTGTGGTCAATGTAAGAAGAGCTTCATAACTGCAGGAAGGCTGGAATCGCACATAAAAACACGACACCCGCCAAGTGATCCTCTGAAGAACCCACATGTGTGCTCTGAATGTGGAAGGGGATTCCCTGTGGCTGCCAGTCTTAAAAGACACCTGAGAATCCATACTGGGGAGAAACCGTACTCCTGCCCTCAGTGTGGAAACAGTTACAATGATCGTGGAAATTTAAAGAAACACATCAGAACTCACACAGAGGAAAAACCCTACCACTGCTTGGTGTGCGGGATGAAGTTTCGTCATACAAAAACGTTACAACGGCATCACCAGGAGAACCACAAGGGGGAGACACTGGGTCCCATCCACAGGCACCAAGACCCTCTTCCATGCCCCCACTGCGGGGAGGAGTTCTCATCCAAGGCTCTTCTGAAGGATCATCTACGGACCCACTCTAGCCGGGTTCACTGCTCCCGATGCGACAAGACCTTCTCCACTAAAAGTAACTTACTGGTTCATCAGCGGatacacactggagagaggcCTTACCTTTGCcctcagtgtgggaagagtttttctCTGGCAGGGAGTTTAAAACTTCATCTCCGGATTCATGCGGGTGAGAAACCTTACTGCTGTACTTACTGTGACAAGAGATTCACAAGTAAGAGTCACTGCAATCTTCATCTGCGAatccacactggagagaagccgtaCCAATGCCCTGACTGCGGGAGGTGTTTCGCTGACGGGAATGTCCTGAAAAACCACCGGCGGacccacacaggagagaaaccgttcCAGTGCCGCTTGTGTGATAAAGCCTTCGCCCAGTTGAGCAGTCTGAAGAAACATCAGGAGACACACAGGCaaactctgcctgtctctgtcccaaGACTCCCTAATCCCTACCTACCACCCAATCAGCATGTCCCTTATCCCTACCCATCACAGATTCAATGGTAA